The region GCCGACTGACGCGTCCGACGTCGAAACCCGAGCTATCGCCTACCTCGCTGCGATGCCGCCGGCGGTCTCGAGCAGTGGCGGTCACTCGCAAACCTATGCCGCGGCGACGGCGCTCGTTCACGGCTTCGGGATCGACCCAGATGGTGCGTTAGCAAGAGTGATAGGTTCGGGTGATGCTTTTAAATATGAGTACGAATCCACCTTCTCAAAGGTCAGAAATGTGTCTGCACATTGCTTCCGTATACGAGCAACCAACTTCGCGCGCATTGCGTCGGATGAGTCGGGCTCTGGAACGTTGAAGCCTATCCGCACAACGCCCGGTTATTGAAAGTCACAAGTTCCTATGTTTGTTCCGCCAATCGTCATCTACATCGTCGCCGCGTCGTTTCTTACTGGGATTCTGTTGCCGTTGGTCTTGGGCGCATGGGGGCAACGAGGTCGACCCGGTGTAATGCTCGGAGTTTTTGGTGGGAGTCTGTTGAGTGTGCCAACTGGGCTACTCAGCGGTTCAATCCTCTGGAGCCTTCTGGAGGAGACGAGTTTAATGCCTGAAGTAGTCGCGATGGTTGTCGGCCCCTTGGTCGGCTGTTTCGTTGGGACGTTCGTCCTCACACTGATCATGAGGGAAGCGGCGGTATGGATCGCGGCAAATCGAAAGCATAGTCGTGATGTTCCGAACAATCACCCGACTAGCACGGCCGGTCAATCAAACTAAGCGAACCGTCAGCGGAAAGTCGCAAGGTAAGGTTCACCACTCAGGGAACGCTCGCCATGGGACACGGTAGAACATTGTTCGACGATTGTCGCCGGACTGCGGATGGGGCCACCCAGGGCGAGCATGTTCGTCCCAGGGCCGCGGGAACAGCCTCGCTATTAGACACAGTTTGATTTGTTTGTCCGAATAGCCTTGCGAACCTTGCCTCGTCTTTAGGTGTCTTCGTCGAAACTATCAAAAGACATGGAAAACGAGATGAACCAACCAATCAAATTCTACAGTACAGGCGATGAATACGGCGAGTTTTCCAACTTCGCTGCGTACCCCATACGAATCGGCAATCGTATTTGGCCGACGAGTGAGCACTACTTCCAGGCGATGAAGTTCAAGGACAAGAAAGACCAAGAGCAGATTCGAAAAGCGAACTCGCCGATGCTCGCGGCAAGGATGGGACGTGATCGCAAGCGTACCTTGCGCAAGGATTGGGAATCCGCCAAAGTGAACGTCATGCATGAAGCACTTGTTGCGAAATTTACGCAACACGAAGAACTCCGAGAGTTGCTCCTCGGCACCGGCGACGCCAAAATCATCGAACACACAGCCAACGATGATTACTGGGGCGATGGTGGCGATGGCCGCGGCAAGAACATGCTCGGCCGTTTGCTAGTTGAACTGCGTGAGACCCTGCGTCCGCAGACCACCGAAGGCTAGCTCGACACTGTGGAATAGCGTTCGTCCCATCCATCCAACCATCTAAACAACCAATCACCGACGGAACCCTTCCGTTTCTCTCCTCGCCTTGGAAGGGCCAGTGCACATGCAGGTTGCTGTGTTGTTTTGAGCGACCCCGTCACGGGGTGGTCGCTTGATCGGCCACGTGCGAAGCACCTGTCAAAGGCCCAGCGTCTTACGAAGAGAATCCGCGAATCAGCGACGATGCGGTTGCCCCCGTGGTCTAATCCATCAACGAGTTCGGTTTCCGGCAACCGATCGTCGTCGATCCCGACGGCGTCATTATCGTCGGCCATAAACGAGCCATCCGTCACGTGATCTAAGACACGAACTGGTGAAAGTCATTCATGCACGCCCGTCTCAACGAAACGCCGACTCCCATGGGAACGACGCATAAATCGACAATGACTTTCATTCTTGCTAACTCGATGTTGGTTTGGATGATACGATGTCGCTCCGCCAAACGACTCCTGACATCGGCGGCGACCAGTCGTCCGGAGCGATCGCGAACTTTGCCCTTCAATTTCGTGTCGCGACGGTTTGACCAAATGATGGAAGAGTGGCAATGTCGTTAGACGGCGAAGAGATCAAAGAAGAAGACCGGGAACCCGGCCCCGAAGTGACGCCCAAGCTGTTTCGCAAGTGGCAAAAAGCTCGACGAGGTTCCATTGTAGCTGAGGACATGACCAATCCCGTCTGGGCTTGGCTGTTTCGAGGTCGTGTAGATCCCTACCACGCAAACGAACGTTTCAAATCACGGCTGGGAAAAATACTCGGCAGCGTCGATTTTCCGGATGAACCTCGCTGGGCTGGGTGTCGAATGGGGCAATCGCGGACCGAACTCGCCGATGGTCGCGTGTTTTGGATCGCTGGAGAGCACGAGGACTACTACGATCCAGATTTCTTCATCTACAACGATCTCATCATCGAGCACGGGGACGGAGCCGTGCAGATCCTCGGCTATCCTGAAGAAGCTTTTCGCCCGACTGACTTTCACACGGCGACGGCTATCAACGGTGGAAAAGAGATTTTGATCATTGGAAGTATCGGCTATCCCGACGATCGCGAAGTGGGACGCACCCAGGTCTACTCCCTCAATACGGACACGCTTGCGATTGAGGAGATTTCCACCACGGGCAGCCCTCCAGGATGGATCAGCAAACACAATGCACAATTGACCGAAGATGCGTCAGCGATTTTGGTGTCTGGCGGAGACTTGTTGACCGAAGATGGCTTCCTCGAAAATATCGATGATTGGTCATTGTCACTGGCCGACTTCTCCTGGACTCGATTAACGATCCGAAATTGGACTCGGTTTCAAGTTGCTCGTTGCGATCAAGCGAGTCTGCATCTGTGGAGCTATGAAATGCGGAAGTTCGCACTTGATCATCCAGGTGCAGGTTTTGACCGAGAGGCTGACTTGGCGGATGAGATCGGTACAGAGCCAAACATGGACGCTTACGAATCCCTTTACCGACCGCAAATGACACACACGTCGTTGGATCCCCAAGACGAATGCGACGAAGATTGGCGGACTAAGAGAATCGATGTGGAGGGCGTGCACGTGCGCTACGTTGACAATATGGATCATGTCACAGTGACGATTGAAGGGAATTTAGACCGAACAATCGTCGAGGCACTTGCCGAAGATCTGCATGCAAAGCTCGCACTCGTCGAGAACGCAGAATGCCGGATCAAGTGGATTGATTAAGCAATCGAATACAAGTCCGTGATCGAACGGAGCACTGACCAATGGACTCAAGCGATACGCAACATAGCAAGCTCAGAGGTGGACTGAAGGTTGACACAGAGGTTGTCGGCACTGGGGCTGTTGCGTCGCGTGGCGATTCAGTAGTGATCCGACTGGAGATCCGGCTCAATCATGGAGACGTCGTTGCAACGTTTGATGAATATGCTTTTGAGGTTGGCAAACGGCAGGTCATCGCCGCTATAGACTACGCAGTGGAAGGAATGCACGTCGGCGGGCGTCGCGAACTAAAAGCTGGTCCGCATCTTTGCTACGGTGCCGCAGGTGTTTCCGAAAAGATTCCCTCGAACGCCGCCCTGTTTCTAAGCATCGAACTGCTGCGTTGCGAGAAATCGGGCTGACTACGATGTGGCTTTGAGTAGGTTCATGGACAGGTCGACATTCGACGCGTGCGACGATGATGTTCGCCGGTCCTTGCAAACAAAAGCGATTCCCATGTGCGGCCTGTGTCCAGCGAACCGTACCACGTGCCGCCTCGCTACTCAGCGCCGGACAACCTGCCGCCCGGTCACCCCGGTGAGTACTATCCAGGCATGCCGCCGTATCCAGTCGTTCCCCCGGTACCGGATGGCCTTCGCCCATCAATGTTTCTTTAAAGACTTCGGACTCCAATCATGTCATTTGACTCGGCAACGATTGAATGCATCGGCTCTGCCGTCGGATCGTCGAGCATCTCTTCCAGTAAGCTTGCGATCACGGGGCCTTCATCGTTGCCGAATGCATCAAGGTGTACAGCAAGGATGCGATCACGATCATCGCTGCGAGCCGGTCGGAATTGAATGGAGTCGGTGTTCATCGCTGGTGTTAATCTTCAGGCGTGTCGCCCATAATGCGCTTCGAAAGATTCAGATTCTACCGAGATGCCGCGGACATATGAGTGACCTAAGAGAATTGCAGTTCAACAATCTCGAAGCCGCCGTTGATGACGCTCGGCAATTGTTGGCCACCGGGTATGTCCGGCACGGAAACTGGTCGCTCGGGCAGATCTGTCGGCACTTGGTTTTGGTTCAAGACCCCAGCGTCGATGGCTATCCGGTTTGGATGTCACTGTTTGCGCCATTGCGGCCTCTGGTGTGACGACTACTGTTGCACCAAGGTGCTGAGCGGTGATTCTCCTCGCGGGATACGAACAGCTTCGATATTCGTTCCGCTTGATGATTTGGAAGATGCAACCGAAGTGGAAGCATTCGCGGCAAGTGTTACACGCTTGCTGAATCACTCCGGCAACTTCGTTCCGCATCCAGGATTCGGCAGGCTGCCACGCGAGAAGATTCTGGAAATCCACACCGCTCATGCTGCTCACCATCTCCGACATCTTCGAACCGAAGGTGAATCTGTTTGATTGGCCGACGGAGAAAAACTCGCAAACGGATGTGCGATTTCCAATTGTCGGTCGACTTTCCAAGTCGAATCCGTTTTCCGCTGTACGTTGTCGACTCGGAGAGTCAAGCGACTATGCAAATCGGTAGTCCATCATGACGGCCTGGATTGAACTTGCTGCCAAGCCACCGACAGGCCAGACACGCTCGACTATCCCAGGATGACCGAAGTCACCTTAGGCGTCGCATCCGCGATGCGTAAATTGCTTCAGTAGTGGACGAGGCCGCGAGTCCCTTGTCAACAATCCTGCGGAC is a window of Roseiconus lacunae DNA encoding:
- a CDS encoding GNAT family N-acetyltransferase, whose translation is MNTDSIQFRPARSDDRDRILAVHLDAFGNDEGPVIASLLEEMLDDPTAEPMHSIVAESNDMIGVRSL
- a CDS encoding FKBP-type peptidyl-prolyl cis-trans isomerase, whose protein sequence is MDSSDTQHSKLRGGLKVDTEVVGTGAVASRGDSVVIRLEIRLNHGDVVATFDEYAFEVGKRQVIAAIDYAVEGMHVGGRRELKAGPHLCYGAAGVSEKIPSNAALFLSIELLRCEKSG
- a CDS encoding NADAR family protein, translating into MNQPIKFYSTGDEYGEFSNFAAYPIRIGNRIWPTSEHYFQAMKFKDKKDQEQIRKANSPMLAARMGRDRKRTLRKDWESAKVNVMHEALVAKFTQHEELRELLLGTGDAKIIEHTANDDYWGDGGDGRGKNMLGRLLVELRETLRPQTTEG